The following proteins are co-located in the Saccharomycodes ludwigii strain NBRC 1722 chromosome V, whole genome shotgun sequence genome:
- the CNB1 gene encoding calcineurin regulatory subunit B (similar to Saccharomyces cerevisiae YKL190W | CNB1 | CalciNeurin subunit B) → MGNTTSNIVEELLEDTNFNKDEISRLEKRFSKLDKDSSGTIDKAEFMSIPGVSNNPLASRIMEFFDSDNSGDIDFQEFITGLSIFSGKSGKEEKLKFAFKIYDIDKDGYISNGELFIVLKIMVGDNLDDEQLQQLVDRTIMENDIDGDGKLTFDEFKNAIETTEVANSLTLQYEI, encoded by the coding sequence atgGGCAATACAACTTCCAATATAGTAGAAGAGTTACTAGAAGAtacaaattttaataaagatgaaaTAAGTAGActagaaaaaagattttctAAACTAGATAAAGATAGTTCTGGTACTATTGACAAGGCAGAATTTATGTCTATTCCAGGTGTTTCAAATAACCCTTTAGCCAGTAGAATTATGGAATTTTTTGATAGTGATAATAGTGGTGATATAGATTTTCAAGAGTTCATTACCGGATTATCCATCTTTTCAGGTAAAAGTGGcaaggaagaaaaattgaaatttgcGTTTAAAATCTACGACATCGATAAAGATGGTTATATATCGAATGGTGAACtttttatagttttaaagATAATGGTTGGTGATAATTTGGATGATGAACAGTTGCAACAACTAGTGGATAGGACAATCATGGAAAATGATATAGATGGAGATGGCAAATTAACTTTTgatgaatttaaaaatgctATAGAAACCACTGAAGTCGCAAATTCTTTAACTTTACAATatgaaatataa
- the DPH2 gene encoding 2-(3-amino-3-carboxypropyl)histidine synthase (similar to Saccharomyces cerevisiae YKL191W | DPH2 | DiPHthamide) yields MTSNIVAPALSTSQTDSLFSKISSNGNNKPRPYLNVPNDKQTYGHHELLNLLSDYYSIGDLITYLESHPEYIKITLQFPDNLVMDSSHVIELLQSHFGNPLNKDPDCSATNDIGCCKKDINDDKNNCFCHKNVKKESMAIANNKRKFWVLADTAYSSCCVDEVAAEHVKADLVIHFGDSCLNAIQKLPVIYSFGTPKIDVDEIVNKIVCKMNDTGNGNQNDKKICLMADAPHTYCLNKIAGELIKLGFANVIYCDINFALLPENCKVVGSYYNKNNNGFSEAKDSKNEGEPLIIGENRVVFAQNQEGCSSIEELGDFNLFHITTPEPPQLLYLTTIFNNGEINIINTNDGVCTIDNGPFPSMMKRYRYMHMARTAGTIGILVNTLSLRKTKETINVLTRMIKEHEKKSYLFVVGKPNVAKLANFEAIDVWCILGCPQGGIIVDTTNEFYKPIITPYELQLSLRREISWTGKWITPFENVLREIKENNPEYNIDDNTDNDEPVFSAVTGQYVSTSRPLRHIEHLEIEYPKTDEKSNNNTLVKQFSSQLTIRNTVSTSAAVLQNRQWTGLGSDFVNSEDKEEDGATVEQGISGVARGYQFDRDIAGI; encoded by the coding sequence ATGACTTCCAACATAGTGGCACCTGCATTATCCACTTCTCAAACAGATTCTCTATTctcaaaaatatcatctaATGGAAACAATAAACCAAGACCATATTTAAATGTCCCAAATGATAAGCAAACCTATGGGCATCATGAATTGTTAAACTTATTAAGTGACTATTATTCCATAGGTGACTTAATAACATATTTAGAATCACATCCAGAATACATTAAAATAACCTTACAATTCCCAGACAATTTGGTTATGGATAGTTCACATGTCATTGAACTTCTACAATCACATTTCGGCAATCCATTAAATAAAGATCCTGATTGTTCTGCTACTAATGATATTGGCTGCTGTAAAAAGGATATTAACGatgacaaaaataattgtttttgccacaaaaatgtaaaaaaagaatcgATGGCtattgctaataataaaagaaaattctGGGTTTTAGCAGACACGGCCTATAGTTCATGTTGTGTTGATGAAGTGGCTGCAGAGCATGTTAAAGCTGATTTAGTTATCCATTTCGGTGACTCATGTCTTAATGCTATTCAAAAACTTCCAGTTATTTACAGTTTTGGTACACCTAAGATTGATGTTGATGAAAtagttaataaaattgtttgcAAAATGAATGATACTGGAAATGGGAAccaaaatgataaaaaaatatgtctAATGGCTGATGCCCCCCATACGTattgtttaaataaaattgccGGCGAATTAATCAAGTTGGGATTTGCAAACGTTATATATTGTGACATAAATTTTGCATTATTGCCCGAAAATTGTAAAGTAGTCGGGTCCTATTACAACAAGAACAATAACGGATTCTCTGAAGCTAAAGATTCAAAAAATGAGGGAGAACCATTAATCATAGGGGAAAATCGTGTTGTTTTTGCACAAAATCAAGAGGGTTGCTCTTCTATTGAAGAATTGGgtgattttaatttattccACATAACAACCCCAGAACCACCACAGTTATTATATTTGACCACTATTTTCAACAATGGTGaaattaacattattaataccaaTGACGGTGTTTGCACGATAGATAATGGGCCATTTCCATCCATGATGAAAAGATATCGATATATGCACATGGCTCGTACCGCAGGAACTATTGGAATTTTAGTAAACACCTTATCTTTAAGGAAAACCAAAGAAACCATAAATGTTCTAACTAGAATGATAAAGGAGCATGAGAAGAAatcttatttatttgttgtgGGTAAACCTAACGTAGCCAAATTAGCAAATTTTGAAGCTATTGATGTGTGGTGTATTTTAGGTTGTCCACAGGGAGGTATCATTGTAGATACTACCAATGAATTTTATAAACCCATTATCACGCCTTATGAGTTACAATTAAGCTTGCGTCGTGAGATATCGTGGACAGGTAAATGGATCACTCCCTttgaaaatgttttaagGGAAATTAAGGAAAATAATCCAGAATACAATATTGATGATAACACAGACAATGACGAGCCTGTTTTCAGTGCTGTTACTGGGCAATATGTTTCAACCTCTAGACCTTTAAGGCATATAGAGCATTTAGAAATTGAATATCCAAAAACAGAcgaaaaaagtaataataacacgTTGGTTAAACAATTCTCAAGTCAATTAACAATTAGAAATACCGTTTCCACTTCTGCAGCCGTCTTACAAAATAGGCAATGGACTGGTTTGGGTAGTGATTTTGTTAATTCTGAGGATAAAGAGGAAGATGGTGCCACAGTTGAGCAAGGTATTTCTGGTGTTGCCAGAGGATATCAGTTTGATAGAGATATTGCAGGTATATAA
- the URA4 gene encoding dihydroorotase (similar to Saccharomyces cerevisiae YLR420W | URA4 | URAcil requiring), translating to MSQQQYDLGVTCDMHVHVRDGKMCELITPTIKAGGISVAYIMPNLQPPITTIDRVVEYKARLEALSPDTTFLMSFYLNEQLSPELVAKAADMKCIQGIKCYPAGVTTNSNQGVDPNDFTKFYPIFQVMAEKNLVLNIHGEKPPVKDGDITVLNAEIEFLPALEKLHRDFPNLKIILEHCTTAEAVEMIERISSENVAATITAHHLSLTIDDWCGNPINFCKPVAKLPKDKRRLIEAATSGKPWFFFGSDSAPHPIENKSKCCGCAAGVYTSEYCIPYLAQVFEQQGKLDNLSKFVSFNPLKFYRLLNDEHIMNKPHCILYKEEQTVVAEIIKDDIKVVPFKAGEKLNWNVKWE from the coding sequence atgtcTCAGCAACAATATGATTTAGGAGTTACTTGCGATATGCATGTTCACGTACGTGACGGTAAAATGTGCGAGTTAATCACACCAACTATTAAAGCTGGTGGCATTTCGGTTGCTTATATAATGCCAAATTTACAACCACCAATCACAACAATCGATAGAGTTGTTGAATATAAAGCACGCTTAGAAGCTTTGAGTCCAGATActacttttttaatgagtttttatttaaatgaacAGTTGAGCCCAGAACTAGTCGCTAAAGCTGCTGATATGAAATGTATCCAAGGCATCAAATGTTATCCAGCTGGTGTTACTACAAATTCCAACCAAGGTGTTGATCCAAACGATTTTACTAAGTTTTATCCAATTTTTCAAGTTATGGCTGAAAAAAACTTGgttttaaatatacatGGTGAAAAACCGCCGGTCAAGGACGGAGATATCACTGTATTAAATGCGgaaattgaatttttgcCAGCTTTGGAAAAATTGCACAGGGATTTcccaaatttaaaaataattttggaGCATTGTACCACAGCTGAAGCTGTTGAAATGATTGAAAGAATCAGCAGCGAAAATGTTGCTGCCACGATTACAGCACATCACTTAAGCTTGACTATTGATGATTGGTGTGGTAACCCAATCAATTTTTGTAAACCGGTTGCCAAATTGCCCAAGGACAAAAGAAGATTAATTGAGGCGGCTACATCTGGGAAGccatggtttttttttggttcaGATTCTGCACCCCACccaattgaaaataaaagcaaaTGTTGTGGTTGTGCTGCCGGTGTGTATACTTCTGAATATTGTATTCCCTACTTGGCGCAAGTTTTTGAACAACAGGGGAAATTAGATAACTTGTCTAAATTTGTCAGTTTCAACCCTTTGAAATTTTATAGATTATTAAACGATGAACATATTATGAACAAACCACATTgcattttatataaagaagAGCAAACAGTTGTAGCGGAAATCATTAAAGACGATATTAAGGTTGTCCCATTTAAAGCAGgggaaaaattaaactgGAATGTTAAGTGGgagtaa
- the RPN13 gene encoding proteasome regulatory particle lid subunit RPN13 (similar to Saccharomyces cerevisiae YLR421C | RPN13 | Regulatory Particle Non-ATPase), whose amino-acid sequence MSVAVTKSSITTPIPKQQLKFRAGICSFDEETKIITPKPIKGLITMIPVKNEDEEEDQNMDEEEEDLKMYNFKWTPTEKSVTPVEDIEYVLLPGENSWQKIDSCTNGRCFVLLFSSGEKQFFWLQDKTDSNKKLNELSDKDEKLILDINKVMSGEY is encoded by the coding sequence ATGTCTGTTGCTGTAACCAAATCATCAATAACAACGCCAATTCCAAAGCAACAGCTTAAATTTAGAGCAGGCATCTGTTCTTTCGATGAAGaaactaaaataataacacctAAACCTATAAAGGGTTTAATTACAATGATCCCAGTAAAAAATGAGGATGAGGAAGAAGACCAAAATATGGATGAAGAGGAGGAAGATCTGAAAATGTATAATTTTAAGTGGACTCCAACTGAAAAATCAGTTACCCCCGTAGAAGATATTGAATATGTGTTGTTACCAGGTGAAAATAGTTGGCAAAAGATAGATTCTTGTACTAATGGTAGATGttttgtattattgtttaGTAGTGgtgaaaaacaatttttttggttacAGGATAAAACAGATTCtaacaagaaattaaatgaattgAGTGATAAGGATGAAAAGCTTATTTTGGATATTAATAAAGTGATGTCTGGGGAATATTGA
- the ACP1 gene encoding acyl carrier protein (similar to Saccharomyces cerevisiae YKL192C | ACP1 | Acyl Carrier Protein), with translation MFRTVLKQSAIIAKQQQKSLLFKTATTGINTGALRFYSAASTLSKDDITKRVIDVVKSFDKATAAKENITAQTTFHKDLGLDSLDTVELLVAVEEEFDIEIPDKVADELKSVGETINYISSNPEAN, from the coding sequence atgttCAGAActgttttaaaacaaaGTGCTATTATTGccaaacaacaacaaaaatcattgttatttaaaactgcCACCACTGGGATTAATACTGGTGCATTAAGATTTTACTCTGCTGCTAGTACTCTAAGTAAAGATGATATCACCAAAAGAGTAATTGATGTTGTTAAATCTTTTGACAAAGCTACTGCTGCTAAGGAAAATATTACTGCACAAACTACTTTCCACAAAGATTTAGGTTTAGATAGTTTAGATACTGTGGAATTATTAGTTGCTGTTGAGGAAGAGTTTGATATTGAAATCCCAGACAAAGTTGCTGATGAGTTGAAAAGTGTTGGTGAAACCATTAATTACATTTCTTCTAATCCAGAAGCCAATTAG
- the SDS22 gene encoding type 1 protein phosphatase-activating protein SDS22 (similar to Saccharomyces cerevisiae YKL193C | SDS22 | homolog of S. pombe SDS22) gives MTEDTINKAQQEIEDNANKSLVTINHSTNQKGEHPEVPEEELIKADGELTADMDPETTTTIDLIHCRIRSLEALNLYRFYKLVALNLRTNLIQSISEVEVLPAATIEELDFYDNRIKHISHNIKKLTNLKNLDLSFNRIKHLKNIAGLTNLENLYLVANEIETIEDNALVNLPKLTNLELGGNSLHKIQGLSALPSLEELWLGKNSIRRLENLQYLQNLRILSIQSNKLKKIQGLEQLSNLEELYLSHNFIEKIENLDKNLKLTTLDVTSNKLTRLENLSHLTELTDLWLSYNKIDMTFEEINKEIGHLNKLETIYLEGNPIQLKNPTSYRRKLILNLGTSLEKIDATYIKS, from the coding sequence ATGACTGAAGATACTATTAACAAGGCTCAACAAGAAATCGAAGATAATGCCAATAAAAGTCTTGTGACTATTAATCACTCAACTAATCAGAAGGGAGAACACCCAGAAGTTCCTGAAGAAGAACTTATTAAAGCCGACGGTGAATTGACCGCGGATATGGATCCAGAAACAACCACTACTATAGATTTAATACATTGTAGAATTAGATCTTTAGAAGCTTTGAATCTCTACAGGTTTTATAAATTGGTTGCCTTGAATTTACGCAcaaatttaattcaaaGTATTAGTGAAGTAGAAGTTTTACCCGCTGCTACCATCGAAGAACTGGATTTCTACGACAATAGAATTAAACACATTTCACACAACATAAAGAAACTAaccaatttgaaaaatttagatTTGAGTTTTAATAGAAtcaaacatttaaaaaacattGCTGGTCTAAccaatttggaaaatttgtATTTGGTAGCAAATGAAATCGAAACCATTGAAGATAATGCATTAGTCAATTTACCCAAATTAACCAACCTAGAATTGGGTGGCAATTCGTTACACAAAATTCAAGGATTATCTGCTTTGCCTAGTTTAGAGGAATTATGGTTGGGGAAAAATTCCATAAGAAGATTAGAAAACTTACAATATTTGCAAAATTTAAGAATATTAAGTATACAAAGTaataaattgaagaaaattcAAGGTTTAGAACAATTATCAAATTTGGAAGAATTATATCTATCCCATAAtttcattgaaaaaattgaaaatttagataaaaatttaaaactaacCACACTAGATGTTACATCGAACAAATTAACCAGATTGGAGAATTTAAGTCATTTAACTGAACTAACTGATTTATGGCTGtcttataataaaattgacaTGACTTTTGAGGAAATAAACAAGGAAATTGgtcatttaaataaattggaaacTATTTACTTGGAAGGTAATCCAattcaattgaaaaacCCAACCTCTTATAgaagaaaattaatattaaatttaggAACCAGTCTAGAGAAAATTGATGCTACTTACATTAAAAGTTGa
- the MST1 gene encoding threonine--tRNA ligase MST1 (similar to Saccharomyces cerevisiae YKL194C | MST1 | Mitochondrial aminoacyl-tRNA Synthetase Threonine) has translation MLKISKVSPTIHKCFEPPILPLSRTTIRLHSTIPTQPSKPHLKDSATNTSHEISKNQQLFFTDPISPGSVFFLPNGVKIFNKLVSFMKLQQEYKYGFKEVITPIIYKKSLWETSGHWSNYKDDMFKVESQNQEKEEYGLKPMNCPGHCVVFDKFDRSYTELPLRFSDFSPLHRNEASGALSGLTRVRKFHQDDGHIFCTPDQVEQEIVKCLELVELAYTKIFKFDTINNKQKQPYSLTLSTRPQDKYIGDLKIWDHAENILKKILKENGKPWSVNEGDGAFYGPKIDIKITDHVGKQHQVATIQLDFQLPERFNLRYKDKNNTYKRPIMIHRAVFGSIERFMAMLLDSNKGAWPFWLNPFQAIVIPVNTKNEKVMLTCKETMEKLRNTSSKTEDALSPVLLNSFHFNVDMDARSESVGYRIRDALAKNYSYLIIIGDKEVETGKVAIRTNSSRELEHLSVDEIFAKFSELEKNYL, from the coding sequence ATgctaaaaatatcaaaggTATCTCCAACCATTCACAAGTGCTTTGAACCACCAATATTGCCATTATcaagaacaacaataaGATTGCACTCTACTATCCCAACCCAACCCTCTAAACCCCACTTGAAAGATTCAGCAACTAACACTTCCCAtgaaatttcaaaaaatcaacaatTGTTCTTTACAGATCCAATTTCACCTGGATCcgtgttttttttgcccAATGGGGTTAagatttttaacaaattggTTTCATTTATGAAACTTCAACAAGAATATAAGTACGGTTTTAAAGAAGTGATTACCCCGATAATATATAAGAAATCATTATGGGAAACATCCGGTCATTGGTCCAATTATAAAGATGATATGTTTAAAGTGGAATCTCAAaaccaagaaaaagaagaatacGGTTTAAAGCCAATGAATTGTCCGGGCCATTGTGttgtttttgataaattcGATAGAAGCTATACCGAATTACCACTGCGATTCAGTGATTTTTCGCCATTACACAGAAATGAAGCAAGTGGTGCTTTAAGTGGCTTAACGAGGGTCAGGAAATTCCATCAAGACGATGgccatattttttgtacACCAGATCAGGTAGAACAAGAAATTGTTAAATGTTTAGAATTGGTTGAATTGGCttatacaaaaattttcaagtttgatactattaataataaacaaaaacagcCTTATAGCTTAACACTGTCCACTAGACCACAAGATAAGTACATTGGcgatttaaaaatttgggaCCATgcagaaaatattttgaaaaaaattttaaaagaaaatggcAAACCTTGGTCCGTCAATGAGGGTGATGGTGCATTTTACGGCCCTAaaattgatattaaaattactGACCATGTGGGAAAACAACATCAAGTTGCCACTATTCAGCTAGATTTCCAACTACCAGAAAGATTTAATTTACGTTACaaagacaaaaataacACTTATAAAAGACCCATTATGATCCATAGAGCGGTTTTTGGTTCTATTGAAAGATTCATGGCCATGTTGCTTGATTCCAACAAGGGTGCTTGGCCCTTTTGGTTAAACCCCTTCCAAGCCATTGTCATACCAGTAAATactaaaaatgaaaaagtcATGCTTACTTGTAAGGAAACAAtggaaaaattaagaaataCGTCAAGCAAAACAGAAGATGCATTATCCCCTGTTCTATTAAATAGTTTTCACTTTAATGTGGATATGGACGCTAGATCGGAGTCTGTAGGATACAGAATTAGAGATGCCTTAGCTAAAAACTATTCCTACTTGATAATAATCGGCGATAAAGAAGTAGAAACAGGAAAAGTAGCCATTAGAACTAATTCATCCAGAGAATTAGAACATCTAAGTGTAGATGAAATTTTTGCCAAATTCTctgaattagaaaaaaattatttgtaa
- the ATG17 gene encoding protein kinase regulatory subunit ATG17 (similar to Saccharomyces cerevisiae YLR423C | ATG17 | AuTophaGy related), whose translation MKTKEELLNNATSILLRSQALCGDANNTLNQVKHKLNEWDKSYNKHTFALNCITNQCKLLETTILKIEVGSKLIETKWKKEVFQKLFSDLIEWQNELNLKFKKLQDTPYTLGKKNFETSENTIPKSNGKKTLADFVSVENLEVLQKRLADIPVLKQQVNLIEGKYKFILNKVSKNLKSEKLENLTTLIDVQYSEENLASIQKFSDNIEAVELDLTNFLNSITSHFDKCNMLLKDDTLYSVVADDDLKLDSIFGSLNEIINDVFQISDDVTNFFIEKGINKRKGEIKTSMSNIVDEFIKFESHLNIFIGLSDIVDQYKSDCSIELDSIKELCSYYEKFISSYHSLLQEVERRREVAIQMEKIMTACKEKLQLLNEQDSQARRLFLQENGDYLPENIWPNGISDLDPLYTINFSVKKE comes from the coding sequence atgaaaacaaaagaagaattattgaataatgcaacttcaattttattacgATCCCAAGCACTATGTGGAGATGCAAATAACACATTAAATCAAGTTAAACATAAACTAAACGAATGGGATAAATCATACAATAAACACACTTTTGCATTAAATTGTATAACAAATCAATGTAAATTACTAGAAACCactatattaaaaatagaagtTGGGTCCAAGTTAATTGAAACCAagtggaaaaaagaagttttCCAAAAGTTATTTAGTGATTTAATTGAATGGCAAAATGAATTGAAtctaaaatttaaaaaattgcaaGATACACCATACACTTtgggaaagaaaaactttgaGACTAGTGAAAATACAATTCCAAAGAGTAATGGCAAAAAAACTCTAGCCGATTTTGTAAGTGTAGAAAATTTAGAGGTGCTTCAAAAAAGATTGGCAGATATACCAGTGTTGAAACAGCAAGTTAATCTTATTGAgggaaaatataaatttattttgaacaaAGTAAGTAAAAATCTAAAGAGTGAAAAACTGGAAAACCTCACTACTTTGATCGATGTACAATATTCCGAAGAGAATTTGGCTAGTATACAGAAATTTAGTGACAATATTGAAGCTGTAGAGCTTGATTTaacaaactttttaaattcaataacATCACATTTTGATAAATGCAATATGCTGTTAAAAGATGATACTTTATATTCTGTAGTTGCTGATGATGACTTGAAATTAGATTCAATATTTGGATCTTTAAACGAGATTATAAATGATGTTTTCCAAATTTCTGATGATGtaactaattttttcattgaaaAGGGTATTAACAAGAGGAAAGgtgaaattaaaacaagtATGAGTAATATAGTAGACgagtttattaaatttgaaagtcatttaaatattttcattggaTTATCGGATATCGTGGATCAATATAAAAGTGACTGTTCAATTGAACTTGATAGTATTAAAGAGTTATGCAGCTATTATGAAAAATTCATTTCAAGTTATCATAGTTTGCTCCAAGAGgtagaaagaagaagagaagTTGCCATTcaaatggaaaaaataatgactGCATGTAAGGAGAAATTGCAACTTTTAAATGAGCAAGATTCACAGGCGAGacgtttatttttacaagaAAATGGTGACTATTTGCctgaaaatatttggcCAAATGGAATTTCGGATTTGGATCCATTATATacaattaattttagtGTTAAAAAGGAATAA
- the SPP382 gene encoding mRNA splicing protein SPP382 (similar to Saccharomyces cerevisiae YLR424W | SPP382 | Suppressor of PrP38), which produces MNSFSWTDPDNSTKNKLVNLKNNNNDNDLKTMGLESKYGVGAKLLMKMGYVAGNGLGKHSDGIVTPVETVKRVKGVGLGMFTAKNDYLEGESESESESESDEELIIHGIEFKSGEVLKSAHEQEFEHIKSKLKELKVSNERLENINSIIELKSLYFKLNTLKNRITKFEQQESQELQNKAVITKKKEILQRIKNIDILDELYNQKLITDIIITEVFTPWQKDDLLLYIFNMMLSNDKANIHELDYLLYPNNQILKFMNHCLNCKNIEDGNMLKLQTKLYQLLSPTIEDILKKFLTTKSNKEISLVITLLLDYENVLKFISTTGNHTGNYCYYNYLVNKYITPRIRDVIFREWNILEDTYTLSTWFKDFQIIIPEAQYSILSDTIVDKFVAYLDNWYHRDPLLPTQVLELIENVCASGSNNINVAKILNEHKFIENKFLKQVYRKYFDLNADLLNDEKLSLYFFAKLKECQPILKYGDFYDLIIYHCLNEIAQYAYIWFIYQGEDFYDKGVTWCKWILDLVPDDIDVKNENKLKEIHLWLANPSVDKIIYSEQLNFEGLSLLNTSNTNTTSTTEYNIENIPLIRIKPTFKEVVEDYCEEHGRILQRSTETYFFRENHGGTSSTKMYPLYYITSFTNTTTSKKKRIKCFISNNDCLWINYDQDPDHYKKVFLYELESDFF; this is translated from the coding sequence ATGAACTCTTTTTCATGGACTGATCCCGATAATAGTACCAAAAACAAACTAGTCAATTTGAAgaacaataacaatgacaATGACCTTAAAACCATGGGCTTAGAATCAAAGTATGGTGTTGGGGCCAAACTCTTGATGAAAATGGGCTATGTTGCAGGCAATGGATTAGGAAAACATAGCGACGGGATAGTTACCCCGGTGGAAACGGTGAAAAGAGTTAAAGGTGTAGGATTAGGAATGTTTACAGCAAAAAATGATTACTTGGAAGGTGAAAGTGAAAGTGAAAGTGAAAGTGAAAGCGATGAAGAACTTATAATTCATGGTATAGAATTCAAGAGTGGAGAAGTATTGAAATCTGCACATGAGCAAGAATTTGAACATATAAAATCGAAgctaaaagaattaaaggTTTCTAATGAACGATTGGAAAACATAAATTCGATAATTGAACTAAAGAGCttatatttcaaattaaatacattgaaaaatagaataacaAAATTCGAACAACAGGAATCACAAGAACTACAAAATAAGGCtgtaataacaaaaaaaaaagagattttacaaagaattaaaaatatagatataCTTGACGAACTTTACAACCAAAAGCTTATTACAGATATCATAATCACAGAAGTATTCACGCCATGGCAGAAAGACGATTTGCTattgtatattttcaatatgaTGCTATCTAATGATAAAGCCAACATACACGAATTAGATTACTTATTGTACCCTAATaatcaaatattaaaatttatgaaCCATTGTTTAAACTGTAAAAATATCGAAGATGGGAATATGTTGAAGCTTCAAACCAAACTTTATCAACTACTATCACCTACAATTgaagatattttaaaaaaatttctaacaacaaaatcaaataagGAGATTTCATTAGTTATAACGTTACTATTAGATTATGAAAATGTATTGAAATTTATCTCAACCACTGGAAATCATACTGGTAACTATTGCTATTATAATTACCTAGTTAACAAGTATATCACACCAAGGATACGAGATGTAATCTTCAGAGAATGGAATATTTTGGAAGACACATATACCCTCTCTACATGGTTCAAAGATTTTCAAATCATTATACCTGAAGCACAATATAGTATACTTTCAGATACAATAGTGGATAAATTTGTAGCATATTTAGACAATTGGTACCATAGAGATCCCTTATTGCCAACACAAGTGCTAGAACTAATAGAAAATGTATGTGCAAGCggcagtaataatataaacgtagctaaaattttaaatgaacACAAGTTTATCGAGAACAAGTTCCTAAAGCAGGTTTATCggaaatattttgatttgaaTGCGGATTTACTTAATGACGAAAAATTAAGtctctatttttttgccaaattaaaagaatgCCAAcccattttaaaatatggaGATTTTTACGACTTGATAATTTATCATTGTCTCAATGAAATTGCACAATATGCTTatatttggtttatttaTCAAGGAGAAGATTTTTACGACAAGGGTGTTACTTGGTGTAAGTGGATCTTAGATCTGGTACCGGATGATATAGACGTTAAAAacgaaaataaattgaaggAAATACATCTGTGGCTTGCTAACCCTTCAGtagataaaataatttatagtGAACAATTGAATTTTGAAGGTTTGTCCCTTTTGAATACAAGTAATACAAATACTACGAGTACCACAGAATACAACATCGAGAATATCCCATTGATTAGGATAAAACCCACATTTAAAGAAGTCGTTGAGGATTATTGTGAGGAACACGGAAGGATATTACAAAGATCGACcgaaacatattttttccGAGAAAATCATGGCGGTACGTCATCAACTAAAATGTATcctttatattatataacgAGTTTTACGAATACCACCACCtctaagaaaaaaaggattaaATGCTTTATAAGCAATAACGATTGTTTATGGATAAATTATGACCAGGATCCAGATcattataaaaaagtatttttgtATGAATTAGAAagtgattttttttga